AGTAGGCAAGCTCAAAGAGAGCTACTTGGTCCGCGCGGTCGAGGAGTACTCCAAGCGTATTGGCAGATACGCGACTCTCGAAAGGATCTGGGTTCCAGAGGAACCCTTTGCAGATTCGGCCTCCCCCGCGCGCCGGGATGAGATCCGCGCGGCAGAAGGCCGAAGGCTGCTTGCCCGGACGCGTCCGTCCTCATTCCTGATATTGTGCGACCTTGAGGGGCAGGAGATGTCCTCGGAGGAGTTCTCGCGGTTCCTCTCTGAGCTTGGTGTCGGAGGCGCGAGCGACCTCACGTTCTTGATCGGGGGGCCGCTTGGCGTATCCCCCGAGGTCCGAGAGCGCTCCCGCGCTCGGATCTCGTTTTCGCGCATGACTTTCCCTCACCAGCTCATGCAGGTCATGCTTCTCGAGCAGATATACCGGGCGTTCAAGATCTCGCGTGGAGAGCCTTACCATTACTGAACGAGGTGCTCTTATGAACGAGCCTCAAGACTGTGGCGAAGTCGGTCTCAGATTCAGGATCATCCATTACCCTTTCGCTGGAACTCCGGTCAATACAGAGTCCCTGCTTCTCATGGCCAAGCTCTGCTACAGGCCTCTCAGCATCGACGAGATCCACGATATGGTTTGCGGGCAAGGCGACGACGCCGCAACCGGCAAGTTCATCCGCGGCCTGATCCGGTCGGGGCATCTCGGCGCTCTGGAGCACTGGTACACGAGCTTCGCGGTTGAGGGCTACAGTCGGATCTCCAGCCAACAGAATGACAGGCACCGGCTAATCAAGATGTTCAAAGACCCCGGAGTCCCCGGAGGCGAGGGCGGCTCTGCCGCGATGGGGTGGTTGATGAACGATCCGGAGCAAGGATCGGCAGATACGTCCCAACTCCAGCAATCGCAGAGATATGTTCGGGAGGATAACTTCAACTATGTGGTGCCCCCGAGCTTCCACAACCACCCGGAATTTCTGCGAAGATTCCGAGAACTACAAAGACAAGTCCGCGACCTGCAAGGTTACGGCCTGACTGAGGCTGGGCTTCCGCCGGAGGACGTCAGGTTCGGGTTGACCAACGCGACTGAAACGCGTTTTGTCATCACGACGAATGCTCGGCAGCTTCGGCACATGTTCAACCTGAGGTGTTGCAGCCGGGCGCAATGGGAGATCAGGGCCTTGTTTGACGGGCTACTCGCCGAGTACAAGCGAATCGCCCCAAACATCTTCTGGCGGGCCGGCGCGTCATGCGATGATTTCGGGTACTGTCCGGAAGGCTCCATGAGCTGCGGGAAGGCGCCAACGCTCGAGGATCTGCTGCGCCGGGCAGGCCGCGAGCCCAGGTAGTGCGGGGAGCAGCACGCAAGGCCGAGGGAGCGCAGGTGGCCAAGGCGGCCCAGTGGGAGGTGGTGTTGTCCGGTGTCCGGTTTCATTCTCGAGGTCTCGAGTCTCACCAAACGATTCGGCCCTAGAACAGCCGTGGACGACATAAGCTTCGCCGTCCCGGAAGGGGAGAGCCTTGGGCTTCTCGGGCCTAACGGGGCGGGCAAGTCCACTACGATCTCAATGGTTTGCGGGCTTGTTACCCCTACGTCCGGGGATGTCAGGGTCGCAGGGGAGAGCGTGAGAGATCGGCCAATGCAGGCTCGCCGGGCTTTTGGCCTCGTGCCGCAGGATGTCGCGCTCTACCCGACTCTCACCGCACGGGAGAACCTCCTCTTCTGGGGGCAAATGTACGGGCTGGGAGGGCAGGATCTTAAGTCCAGGGTCGACTCGGTCCTCGACATCGTGGGCCTTTCGGACCGCGGCCGGGACCGAGTGCAGACGTATTCAGGGGGCATGAAGCGTCGGCTGAACATGGCGGTCGGGCTCATGCACAGGCCCAGGCTGCTGGTGCTGGATGAGCCGACCGTCGGAATCGACCCTCAGTCGCGGAACCACATCCTCGAGACCGTCAAGTCCCTGAACGCGGAGGGAATGTCCGTCCTCTACACCAGCCACTACATGGAGGAGGTAGAGTATCTGTGCGACCGGATCCTCATAATGGACGAAGGCCGCATGATGGCTCTGGGCACCCTCGATGAATTGAGGCTTCTCGTGGGCGATCAGGACGTTATCAAGATCAAGGTCGCGGAGGCGAAGCCGGGCGCTCGTGAGGCACTCGCGGCCATCGAAGGTGTGTCCGGATGCACCGAGGAGGATCGGGTCATGATCGTTCTCGCTCCGCACGGCCGGCGAGTCCTGGCGGACATCATCACCGTCCTCAACTCGATGGGCGCCAAGGTAACCTCCGTCGAAGTTCGCGAACCAGATCTCGAGAACGTCTTCCTCCATTTGACCGGCAAGTCCCTCCGGGATTAGGAGGCGGTCATCGGTGAAACTCATTTCCATGACTGCAAAGGACATCCGAATCGCCCTGCGGGACCGACAAGCCCTGAGCGGAATGATCCTGCAGCCCATGGTGGTGATACTCGTCCTGGGCCTCGCACTCGGCCCAATGTTCCGAGATACGGGTCCGGGGCCTGCAAGTGATGTGGGAGTGGTGGATTCGGACGGAGGGGTCTACTCCCAGGTCTTCTTCAAGGAAGTGCTTGAGGGGGAAGGGCTTTCGGAGTTCCTGACGCAAGTCCCCATGACCGAAGACGAGGCCCGCGCGCTCATCAAGGCGGGCAAGCTGCGGGCTGCCGTGGTAATCCCCGCTGGCTTCAGCGAGAAGATCATGGCGGGGCAACCCACCGCGATTAGAGTGCTGTCGGACCCCGCGTCCGGGGTGTTCGCCCCGATGGTCCGCTCGATTGCGTCCTCCTATGCGCAAACCGTCGCCGCCCAGAGGGTCTCCATGGAGACTGTGGTCAGAACGTGGCTTGTGAAAGGGACGGCGTCCCCGGTCCAGCTTGGATCCTTGTACGCGGAGGCGGCCCCGGCAGTGGCCGCGGCCATCCGCTCGCCCGGGCCCGTGCTTGACGAACGAACGGCTGCCGCCCAGAAGCTTGTGAGCTCGTTCCAGTACTACGCCGCCGGCATGGGCGTGATGTTCCTTCTGTTCGGAACCATGATGGGCGCGCGCTCACTCCTGGACGAGCGTGACCAGTTCACGCTGGCCCGGATTCTGGCTACTCCTACTCCGAGGTCCATCATTCTCGCGGGCAAGGTCGTAACGGTGTTCGTAATCGGCGCTTTGCAGTGGACCACTCTCGTCCTTTTCACTCGGATCGCCTACGGCGTCAGGTGGGGGACGTCCCCAGAGGCCATGGCCGCGCTGTCCGCGGCCACAGTCTTCGCAGCCGCAGGGGTCGGCATACTGCTGTCCACCGCGGCGAGGACCCGAAGGGGAGTGGGCCTCGCGAGCGCGCTGTTCATCCAGGTGTCGTCGCTTTTGGGAGGAAGCATGGTCCCGATCATGGTCTTCCCGGAATTCATCAAGCCCCTCTCCAAGATCACTCTCAACTGGTGGGCCATGACTGGGTTCACGGCGCTGTTCACCGGCTCGGGACTGACTGACGTCGTTCCGAGTGTGGCGGCCCTGCTCGCGATCGGGGCGATCGCGTTCATCATCGGGGTGGCCAGGCTCAGGTTGGACTGAAGCTTGAAGGAGGCCTCAACATGATAAAGGCCTTAGCCTTAGCGCGCGTCCTGCTGGTGGACACTGCACGGGACCGGGCTTCCCTGTTGAACCTGGTGTTCCTGCCCGTCCTTTTCACCTTCCTCGTGGGCATTGTGTTCGGAGGGGGGTGGGGGTCGGGAGGTGAGTTGACCGTGGCTGTGGCCGATCTCGACGACTCGGAGATCTCCCGGCTGGTCCTCGGCCTCATGCCCGCCACTTTCGCGCAAAGGCCGGTATCAACTGCTGACGAGGGTCTGAACCTGGTCCGCAAGGGCGGCGCGGCCGCGGCAGTGACGATCCCCCCAGGATTTGGGCAGGCAGTGAAATCCCTTGAGCCCGCAGTGGTCAAGGTCGAATTCCATGATCGGATCGGCGCGGAAAGGGGCGCGCTGGCCGCTGCCGTCTCCACGGCGGTCCTCAGGGTTCGCTCAGACGCTGCAGCCGCCCACGTGGCCATGAGCCGGTCTCCTGGGACGGTGGTCGGGGTGAGCGATGCCAAGTGGGACGAAGTCTTCTGGGCGGCGGAGCAGGGATGGACCGAGGAACCCCTCGTCACGGTGGAACACGAGAGCGTGGAGGGGCCAGCCTCGGCGCGAGCGCAGATTCCACAACGCCCAATAGACCAGGCATCCGTCGGGTTTCTCGTGATGTTCGTCATGATGACCACCGCGTTTGGAGCGGGGGAGATACTTCAGGAGAAAAAGGCGGGCACTTGGGGCAGGCTCCTCTCGACTCCTACACCTCGCTGGTCGATCCTTGGGGGGAAACTCCTGGGGGTTGCCGCCCTGGGCGTGCTGCAATGCGCGATCCTCGTCGGCGCCGGGCAGTTCCTCTTCGGGGTCGAATGGGGGTCGTCCCCTCTCTGGGTGGGCCTCGTGCTTGTGTGTCTGATCCTCGCCGCCACCGGGCTCGGCCTCATGATCGCGGGGTTCGCCAAGACATACGCGCAGGTAGTTGCGTTTGCCAACATAATCGTCATGCCCACGTCCATGATGGCCGGGGTGTTCTGGCCTTTCGAGGTAATGCCGAAGGCGGTCCAGAAAGTGGCGCAAGCACTGCCTCAGCGCTACGCTGTCGCGGCTCTGATAGACCTCATAGTCGGGAAGACGGGGCCCAGCTCGGGTGTGATCGTGGCGTGTCTGGTCCTGTTGGGTTTCGCGGGGGTGTTCCTGGCGATCGGGATGTCGAGACTCAGATACGAGTAGTAGCAGGAAGCTCGGGCCGCGCGCCGGGTCTATAGGGCCCTCGCCCTCGCTCGGCGCCCCGGTCATCTCGTGCCCGCCAGGATCAATCCAACTCCTGCAGCAATCAATAACACCCGGACCGGTGAGAGATGCGTGGCTATGCCGAGCAGGCCCACAGCGGTCACTGCCACCATGAACAATGGGCCGATGAGGGCGAGAAACGCGTTGACCCGGAGTGCCGCCGACACTGTGCCCAGCCTGAGCATGACCGCCGCCGCGACAATCTCCAGGGAGCCCGCGACGGCCCGAATGGCCGCCATGTTCCTGAGGGCATCCTGCTCATCCAAACCTGACACCTCCCACGGCGAATCCTCTTCCAGCATGGTAGAGCTTATGCCGGCGCCTGTCCGGTCTTTCCGTTGTTTTGTGACGGTCTGCCGGAAGGAATGTGGGCCTGCCCGGAGAATCAATGTCCGTTCGCGTCGTTTGCACGCTACTTAACTATTTTGGTGGGAGGGATATGCATGAAGAGGTTTCGGACGGCCGCGGTACTGGCCCTGGTCTTGGCTTTGACTGTGGGTATGGCCATGCTCGCAGACAATTCGGCCGCCGGCGCCCAGGAGCAAATGAAAGTCGCCTTCATCTACGTCGGTCCAGTGGGCGATGCCGGCTGGACTTTGGCGCATGACGAAGGGCGCAAGTACCTGGAGCAGCAGCTCCCTTGGGTGAAGACTACTTACGTCGAATCCGTGCCGGAGAGCGCGGACGCCGAGCGAATGATGGTGCAGTTCGCGCGGGAAGGATACAAAGTCATCTTCGCAACGAGCTTCGGCTATATGGACTACATGCTCAACGTCGCGCAACGGTTCCCTAACGTGTACTTCGAGCACTGCTCGGGATTCAAGACCAATCCGAACATGGCCACATACTTCGGGAGGATGTATGAGCCCAGGTACCTCTCGGGCATGGTTGCGGGTAAGATGACCAAGACCAACCTCCTCGGGTACGTGGCTGCTTTTCCAATCCCTGAGGTTGTCCGCGGGATCAACGCCTTCACGAGAGGCGTGAGGGAAGTCAACCCCAACGCACGGGTCAAAGTGGTCTGGACCAACACCTGGTACGACCCGGCACTCGAGAAGGAAGCCGCGAAGGCTCTGCTCGATGTGGGCTGTGATGTCATAGCCCAGCATCAGGATACCCCCGGCCCGATGCAGGCCGCAGGTGAGCGGGGCAAGTACGGCGTGAGCTACAACTCCCCGATGAGCCAATTCGCGCCGAACGCTGTTCTCACCGGCCCCGTGTGGAACTGGGGTCCTTACTACGTCAGGCGCGTGCAGGCAGTCCGAGACGGCAAGTGGAAGAGTGAGCAGTACTGGGGCGGTATGGCAGACGGCATAGTCGGCCTGGCTCCTTACGGCCCCATGGTCCCCGAATCCGTCAAGCAGCTGGTAGAGGCCAAGAAGCTCGAGATCATCGCGGGGAAGTTCCATCCATTCGCAGGCCCCATCAAGGACAATACCGGGAAGGTCAGAGTGCCCGCAGGCACTACCATGACAGACGCTGAGATGCTCAGCTTCGACTGGTTCGTCGAAGGCGTTGAGGGAACGCTCCCCAATTAACGGGGTTTCCGATTCGGGACGGCCGGTGGTTCCGGAAATCGGGCGCCGGCCGCCCCTCACATTTGGAGGTTCACAAGTGGAAGCACCGGCCTACGCCGTAGAGATGCGGGACATCGTCAAGCGGTTCCCGGGGGTGACCGCAAACAACCGGGTCAACTTCTCCGTCCGTCCCGGCGAGGTCCACGCCCTGCTCGGGGAGAACGGCGCCGGGAAGAGCACGCTCATGAACATTCTCACAGGCCTCTATCACCCGGACTCAGGTGATATACTGGTCCGGGGGCAAAAGGTCAACATGAGGTCCCCGACCAATGCGATCGCTCTCGGGATCGGCATGGTCCACCAGCACTTCCGACTGGTAAACACATTCACCGTGGCAGAGAACATCACCTTGGGGATGTCAAAGCCTCGGTTCATCCTGGATATGTCCGCGATCGAACGTGAGCTCGAAAGATTCTCACGGAATTACGGGCTCGCGGTGAACCCAAGAGCGAAGATCTGGCAGCTTTCCGTCGGGGAGCAGCAGAGAGTCGAGATCGTCAAGATGCTCTACCGAGGAGCGGATGTTCTCATCATGGACGAACCCACGGCCGTCCTCACTCCGCAGGAGGTGCGTGAGCTCTTCTCCACCTTGCGGAGGATGGCGGCATCCGGCAAGGCCATAGTCTTCATAACCCATAAACTGGACGAGGTCATGCAGATAGCGGATACAATCACGGTCCTCCGGGGCGGGGAGAACGTTGCCACCGTGGGCCGTTCACACACCGACGCAAGGGCCCTCGCGGCCATGATGGTAGGGAGGGAACTGGCCCCACTCCCTGACCGGCCGCCGGCCGAGCCTGGCCCGATCGTGTTGGCGCTCTCTGGCGTGGACGCCACAGGGGACAGAGGCGAGCGCGCGCTCGCCGGGGTCGATCTTCAGGTTCGAGCAGGCGAGATCCATGGAATTGCAGGAGTGGCCGGTAACGGGCAACGCGAGCTCGCCGAGGTCATCACAGGACTGCGCAAAGCCACAGCCGGGGCTGTCTGTGTCCTGGGCCAGCCCCTGACCAACGCCTCACCCTTGAGGATCATCCGGGCGGGTGTGAGCCATGTACCTGAAGACCGTTTGGGAATGGGCCTGGCGCCCAACCTCGGTGTGACCGACAACGCGATCCTCAAGGAGTACCGGTCTTCCCCCATAGGCTCCGGCCCGTTCATCGACGCCAAGCAGGCCGTGGCGAGGACTACGGAACTCGTAGAGCGGTTCCGGGTCAAGACCCCGAGCCTCAGGACTCCTGTGAAGCAGCTTTCTGGAGGCAACTCCCAGAGGCTTCTCCTGGCCCGGGAGACCTCATGTGTACCCCGGCTCATCGTCGCGGTTCACCCCACGCGGGGTCTAGATGTCGGAGCGACAGAAGCAGTCCACTCGATACTCCTCTCCCAACGGTCCGAGGGCGTTGCCATCCTGCTCATCTCGGAGGATCTGGAGGAACTGACCGCCCTTTCCGACAGGATATCCGTGATGTACTGTGGAGAAATCATGGGGACAGTCAGTAGGGACAAGGTCAATATCGAAGAGATCGGGTTGATGATGGCGGGCATCAGGCCGCGAGGAGGCGATGTGGAGTGAAAGTTCGCCTCGAGAAGCGGGTGGCCGCCTCCCCTGTATACAGATTCTTCTCTCCTGTGCTTGCAGTAATCATGGCGCTCATCTTCGGCGCAGTGTTTCTCTGGGCCTCTGGGTTCAACCCGGCGGAGGTCTACCTCAAGATGTGGTGGGGAGCTTTCGGGGATTCCTACGGCATCTCTGAGACCGTGGTCAAGGCGATCCCGATCATGCTGTGCGCTCTCGGGATCGCGCTCGCAGCGCGGATGCTTCTGTGGAACGTAGGGGCGGAAGGGCAGTTCTACATGGGAGCGGTGGCAGCTTCCTGGGTGGCATTGTCGATGAGGCAGGCCCCGGCGTGGCAGGTCTTGCCCCTGATGGCCCTGGCGGGCATGGCGGGCGGAGCGCTCTGGGCCCTTGTCCCCGCCATTCCCAGGGCACTACTTGGAGTGAACGAGATCATAACCACTCTGATGCTCAACTACGTTGCCATCCACTGGGTCGAGTACTTGGTCCATGGGCCGTGGCGGGATCCAGGAAGCCTCAACTTCCCGCTGTCGGCGCCGTTCTCACGCGCCGCGCGGTTGCCCATGATCGGAGACACAAGGGTCCACGCTGGCCTTCTCTTCGGACTCGCCGCTGCCACCCTCCTGACTTTCGTGTTGTGGCGGACGAAGTGGGGATACGAGGTCCGGGTGATAGGAGAGAACCCAAGAGCCGCCAGGTACGCAGGGATGAACATCACCCGAAACGTCATGATCGTCCTCTGTGCCGCAGGGGCTCTGGCGGGGCTCGCAGGCATGGCTGAGGTTTCCGCGATCGCCGGGCGGATGCAGAAGGGGCTGTCGCCCGGGTACGGGTACTCCGCGATCATTGTGGCGTGGCTCGCCAAACTGAGCCCATGGGGGATCGTGGTCGTTTCGATCCTCTTCGGCGGGCTCCTTGTCGGAGGATACTCTGCCCAGTTCATTGGGGTTTCCGCAGCATCTGTGAACATGCTGCAAGGGGCCATGCTCTTCTTCGTCCTTGCCGCAGAGGTAATGGGTCGTTACAGGATCAGGGTCAGTCTCTCGGGCGCTGGAGTCGATGCCAGCTCCAGCAGGCCGGCTGGGCCGGTGCAGGAGGCTGCGGACATGGGGGGAGAGAGGGCGCGTGAATGACTCCATGCTAGTTGCCATCCTGGCTGCCGCCATCAGCTCCGGGACGCCAATACTCTACGCGGCTCTGGGGGAACTCATCTGCGAGCGGTCGGGCGTGCTCAACCTGGGTGTGGAGGGCATGATGCTCGTCGGAGCGGTCTCGGGGTTCCTTGCGGCAGTCAGGACCGGGAACCTCGCCCTGGGCGTGCTCGCGGCGCTTGTGGCCGGCGGCGCCATGGCTCTGATACACGCGTTCATGACCATATCGCTCAAAGTGAACCAGGTCGTGAGCGGGCTGGCGCTCACACTCTTCGGGACCGGGGTCTCGGGATACCTCGGTAAATCGGTCATAGGGGTGCCTCTGTCCGTCACGTTCAGAGCCGTATCGATTCCAGTTCTTTCGAGCATCCCGGTGGTCGGCCCGATTCTGTTTCGCCACGACCTACTCGTATATGTATCGTATGTGCTGATTCCCCTTGCCTGGTTCTGGCTCTACCGCACCAGGCAGGGGCTGCACCTCAGAGCGGTCGGGGAGAGCCCCGAGACAGCGGATGCCCTTGGGGTGAACGTGTTTGCCATAAGGTACGTCTACGTGGTTCTCGGGGGGATGCTGGCCGGGCTTGGGGGAGCCTACCTCTCGATGGCTTCGGCGCCCTCTTGGATCGAGAATATGACCGCTGGACGCGGGTGGATCGCGGTTGCGCTCGTCATATTCGCGGTGTGGAACCCGATCCGTGCCATGGCAGGCGCCTACCTGTTCGGCGGAGTTGACGCGCTCGGTTTTCGCATCCAGACCCTGGGCGTCACGGTGTCATCTTTCTTCCTGAAGATGCTGCCTTACATCTTTACCGTCCTTGTCCTCATCGTCGTGACCGCGCGGGCCCGCGGGAGGAGGACCGGGGCGCCTGAAGCCCTGGGGACCCCTTACGAACGTGAGTAGTCGGCGGCCAGGCCCTGCGCGCCCCGGGTTGACCTTCGCCCGGCGGCTGCGCCGTGAGCCCAGTGCCCTTGGTGGCCGCGGGTCGCGCCCCGTGTGGGTGCGTGGATTGAAACAAACAAGGTCTGAGTCGGGAAAAGAGGGTAGCGGTTGAACCACACTGTAAGCCCGGTTTTGGCCGAGCGACGCCGCTGGATGCGGTGGAACTTCAAGATGAGCACCATAGACGGAATGCTTGCCAACGTCTCCGTCGGCATGGTCACCCCGTTCTTGGCAATACTTGCAATTGCCCTCGGGGGCTCCAACACCGTTGTCGGCCTGGTGACCGCGGTGCCCGCTCTCATAAACACTGTCATGTATCTGCCGGCAGCAGCGATGGTGGAATCTGCCCGCGGAAGGCTCGGGACGGTGGTGGCGGCGGCGACGGGCGCCCGCCTCCTCTACCTGGTTATGGCGGCTGTGCCGTTCCTGCCTTGGCCGGAACGGCGTGCGGCCATACTGGTGTGCCTCATCGGGCTTCAGGCTATCCCCGCGGTGATCTCCGCTCTGGCGTGGACCGCTCTCATGGGCGAGACGTTCCCGCAGGAGGAGAGAGCCGGGGTCTTCGCCTTTCGAAGCATGTACTGCTCGCTCGTGGCCCTGGCTTCCTCGATGGTCGCCGGCCTGCTGCTGGACCGGGTCGAGTACCCTTGGAACTACCTAGTCCTGTTCACCATCTCGTACGTGGCTGCAATGACGTCGCTGCATTTCCTTATGCAGATGAAGGAGTTCCCAACGGACGGGCGCAAGCCGGGAAGGACCTCGGTTGTAGACCGGTTGCGCAAGCCGTTCACTGACCCGGAATACGGGGTGAAGTTCCGGGTGTTCACCATGAGCGCATTCGTGCTGCATATAGGTCTCAACCTGGCCATTCCCGTCTACCCCATCTACCATGTGCGGGTCCTGGAGCTCTCGAACAGTGTCATAGCGTCTTTCTCCGTGGCGTCTGGGCTCTCGGCGGTTCTTGCCTACCCCATCTGGGGAGGAATCGCGAGGCGGGCGGGAAACGCCGTCGTGTACTTCCTTTCAGGGCTCGCCTTCGCCGTCTTCCCCACAGCGTATTACCTGGCGGGGCAGGTCCCCTACCTTTTCGCCCTCCAGGTGTTCGTCGGGTTCTTCAACGCCGGGTGGGCGCTGACCCTGTTCAATCTGATGTTGGAGTATGTGGACCCAGAGGAGAGCGCGAACGGAATCGCCGTGTTCAACATGGTCATCAATGTCACGGGGATCCTTGCCCCGTTTGTCGCGGCCCACATGATCTCTGTCTGGGGGGTTGGAGTGCCGTTTGCGGTTGCATCCGCCATTCGCCTTCTAGGTTGCCTCCTGTTCTTGCGGGCGGCGCATCCCGGGGCACTAGTGGCCAGGGCTGCCCGGATCATCAGAACCGCGAGCTACAGAAGGCAGGGGCTGAACCGGAATATCGAGGAGGTGTCATGATCGTGAAGCTTGTCATCGCGATTGTCCGTGACGATTACTCCGA
This genomic interval from Bacillota bacterium contains the following:
- a CDS encoding YqhV family protein, which produces MDEQDALRNMAAIRAVAGSLEIVAAAVMLRLGTVSAALRVNAFLALIGPLFMVAVTAVGLLGIATHLSPVRVLLIAAGVGLILAGTR
- a CDS encoding MFS transporter, which translates into the protein MNHTVSPVLAERRRWMRWNFKMSTIDGMLANVSVGMVTPFLAILAIALGGSNTVVGLVTAVPALINTVMYLPAAAMVESARGRLGTVVAAATGARLLYLVMAAVPFLPWPERRAAILVCLIGLQAIPAVISALAWTALMGETFPQEERAGVFAFRSMYCSLVALASSMVAGLLLDRVEYPWNYLVLFTISYVAAMTSLHFLMQMKEFPTDGRKPGRTSVVDRLRKPFTDPEYGVKFRVFTMSAFVLHIGLNLAIPVYPIYHVRVLELSNSVIASFSVASGLSAVLAYPIWGGIARRAGNAVVYFLSGLAFAVFPTAYYLAGQVPYLFALQVFVGFFNAGWALTLFNLMLEYVDPEESANGIAVFNMVINVTGILAPFVAAHMISVWGVGVPFAVASAIRLLGCLLFLRAAHPGALVARAARIIRTASYRRQGLNRNIEEVS
- the rlmH gene encoding 23S rRNA (pseudouridine(1915)-N(3))-methyltransferase RlmH, which gives rise to VGKLKESYLVRAVEEYSKRIGRYATLERIWVPEEPFADSASPARRDEIRAAEGRRLLARTRPSSFLILCDLEGQEMSSEEFSRFLSELGVGGASDLTFLIGGPLGVSPEVRERSRARISFSRMTFPHQLMQVMLLEQIYRAFKISRGEPYHY
- a CDS encoding ABC transporter permease encodes the protein MKLISMTAKDIRIALRDRQALSGMILQPMVVILVLGLALGPMFRDTGPGPASDVGVVDSDGGVYSQVFFKEVLEGEGLSEFLTQVPMTEDEARALIKAGKLRAAVVIPAGFSEKIMAGQPTAIRVLSDPASGVFAPMVRSIASSYAQTVAAQRVSMETVVRTWLVKGTASPVQLGSLYAEAAPAVAAAIRSPGPVLDERTAAAQKLVSSFQYYAAGMGVMFLLFGTMMGARSLLDERDQFTLARILATPTPRSIILAGKVVTVFVIGALQWTTLVLFTRIAYGVRWGTSPEAMAALSAATVFAAAGVGILLSTAARTRRGVGLASALFIQVSSLLGGSMVPIMVFPEFIKPLSKITLNWWAMTGFTALFTGSGLTDVVPSVAALLAIGAIAFIIGVARLRLD
- a CDS encoding ABC transporter ATP-binding protein, with protein sequence MLEVSSLTKRFGPRTAVDDISFAVPEGESLGLLGPNGAGKSTTISMVCGLVTPTSGDVRVAGESVRDRPMQARRAFGLVPQDVALYPTLTARENLLFWGQMYGLGGQDLKSRVDSVLDIVGLSDRGRDRVQTYSGGMKRRLNMAVGLMHRPRLLVLDEPTVGIDPQSRNHILETVKSLNAEGMSVLYTSHYMEEVEYLCDRILIMDEGRMMALGTLDELRLLVGDQDVIKIKVAEAKPGAREALAAIEGVSGCTEEDRVMIVLAPHGRRVLADIITVLNSMGAKVTSVEVREPDLENVFLHLTGKSLRD
- a CDS encoding ABC transporter permease, coding for MKVRLEKRVAASPVYRFFSPVLAVIMALIFGAVFLWASGFNPAEVYLKMWWGAFGDSYGISETVVKAIPIMLCALGIALAARMLLWNVGAEGQFYMGAVAASWVALSMRQAPAWQVLPLMALAGMAGGALWALVPAIPRALLGVNEIITTLMLNYVAIHWVEYLVHGPWRDPGSLNFPLSAPFSRAARLPMIGDTRVHAGLLFGLAAATLLTFVLWRTKWGYEVRVIGENPRAARYAGMNITRNVMIVLCAAGALAGLAGMAEVSAIAGRMQKGLSPGYGYSAIIVAWLAKLSPWGIVVVSILFGGLLVGGYSAQFIGVSAASVNMLQGAMLFFVLAAEVMGRYRIRVSLSGAGVDASSSRPAGPVQEAADMGGERARE
- a CDS encoding ABC transporter ATP-binding protein; protein product: MRDIVKRFPGVTANNRVNFSVRPGEVHALLGENGAGKSTLMNILTGLYHPDSGDILVRGQKVNMRSPTNAIALGIGMVHQHFRLVNTFTVAENITLGMSKPRFILDMSAIERELERFSRNYGLAVNPRAKIWQLSVGEQQRVEIVKMLYRGADVLIMDEPTAVLTPQEVRELFSTLRRMAASGKAIVFITHKLDEVMQIADTITVLRGGENVATVGRSHTDARALAAMMVGRELAPLPDRPPAEPGPIVLALSGVDATGDRGERALAGVDLQVRAGEIHGIAGVAGNGQRELAEVITGLRKATAGAVCVLGQPLTNASPLRIIRAGVSHVPEDRLGMGLAPNLGVTDNAILKEYRSSPIGSGPFIDAKQAVARTTELVERFRVKTPSLRTPVKQLSGGNSQRLLLARETSCVPRLIVAVHPTRGLDVGATEAVHSILLSQRSEGVAILLISEDLEELTALSDRISVMYCGEIMGTVSRDKVNIEEIGLMMAGIRPRGGDVE
- a CDS encoding BMP family ABC transporter substrate-binding protein, with the protein product MKRFRTAAVLALVLALTVGMAMLADNSAAGAQEQMKVAFIYVGPVGDAGWTLAHDEGRKYLEQQLPWVKTTYVESVPESADAERMMVQFAREGYKVIFATSFGYMDYMLNVAQRFPNVYFEHCSGFKTNPNMATYFGRMYEPRYLSGMVAGKMTKTNLLGYVAAFPIPEVVRGINAFTRGVREVNPNARVKVVWTNTWYDPALEKEAAKALLDVGCDVIAQHQDTPGPMQAAGERGKYGVSYNSPMSQFAPNAVLTGPVWNWGPYYVRRVQAVRDGKWKSEQYWGGMADGIVGLAPYGPMVPESVKQLVEAKKLEIIAGKFHPFAGPIKDNTGKVRVPAGTTMTDAEMLSFDWFVEGVEGTLPN
- a CDS encoding ABC transporter permease, with protein sequence MIKALALARVLLVDTARDRASLLNLVFLPVLFTFLVGIVFGGGWGSGGELTVAVADLDDSEISRLVLGLMPATFAQRPVSTADEGLNLVRKGGAAAAVTIPPGFGQAVKSLEPAVVKVEFHDRIGAERGALAAAVSTAVLRVRSDAAAAHVAMSRSPGTVVGVSDAKWDEVFWAAEQGWTEEPLVTVEHESVEGPASARAQIPQRPIDQASVGFLVMFVMMTTAFGAGEILQEKKAGTWGRLLSTPTPRWSILGGKLLGVAALGVLQCAILVGAGQFLFGVEWGSSPLWVGLVLVCLILAATGLGLMIAGFAKTYAQVVAFANIIVMPTSMMAGVFWPFEVMPKAVQKVAQALPQRYAVAALIDLIVGKTGPSSGVIVACLVLLGFAGVFLAIGMSRLRYE
- a CDS encoding FAD-dependent thymidylate synthase — translated: MNEPQDCGEVGLRFRIIHYPFAGTPVNTESLLLMAKLCYRPLSIDEIHDMVCGQGDDAATGKFIRGLIRSGHLGALEHWYTSFAVEGYSRISSQQNDRHRLIKMFKDPGVPGGEGGSAAMGWLMNDPEQGSADTSQLQQSQRYVREDNFNYVVPPSFHNHPEFLRRFRELQRQVRDLQGYGLTEAGLPPEDVRFGLTNATETRFVITTNARQLRHMFNLRCCSRAQWEIRALFDGLLAEYKRIAPNIFWRAGASCDDFGYCPEGSMSCGKAPTLEDLLRRAGREPR
- a CDS encoding ABC transporter permease; protein product: MNDSMLVAILAAAISSGTPILYAALGELICERSGVLNLGVEGMMLVGAVSGFLAAVRTGNLALGVLAALVAGGAMALIHAFMTISLKVNQVVSGLALTLFGTGVSGYLGKSVIGVPLSVTFRAVSIPVLSSIPVVGPILFRHDLLVYVSYVLIPLAWFWLYRTRQGLHLRAVGESPETADALGVNVFAIRYVYVVLGGMLAGLGGAYLSMASAPSWIENMTAGRGWIAVALVIFAVWNPIRAMAGAYLFGGVDALGFRIQTLGVTVSSFFLKMLPYIFTVLVLIVVTARARGRRTGAPEALGTPYERE